Proteins from one Campylobacter concisus genomic window:
- a CDS encoding hydroxymethylpyrimidine/phosphomethylpyrimidine kinase encodes MKKILIIAGSCNSGTAGLQADIKTCARLNCYSATAVTSLVAETTDAVKSVVCLEPSFVKDQLNTLAEEFSFDAIKIGMLFSEEIMEVVREFLLAQNTKVVLDPVCVSKSGHKLIKDSAVTKLKELMSLATVTTPNLDEANVLFGDDYKDLPCDVIVKKHISEDSSIDTLYKKDGSLRNFKTPLVNPLVMSGTGCSFSTALACFLAKGKSLEESIQLSKEYICSIIKESIDTKLGKNRLLWHGAK; translated from the coding sequence ATGAAAAAAATTCTAATCATCGCAGGCTCTTGTAATAGTGGCACAGCTGGGCTTCAAGCAGATATAAAAACATGTGCTAGGCTTAATTGTTATAGTGCAACAGCGGTAACTTCTTTGGTCGCTGAGACTACGGATGCTGTAAAGAGTGTAGTTTGCTTAGAGCCTAGTTTTGTCAAAGACCAGCTAAATACGCTTGCGGAAGAATTTAGCTTTGATGCGATTAAGATAGGTATGTTATTTAGTGAAGAGATTATGGAAGTGGTGCGTGAGTTTTTACTGGCTCAAAATACCAAAGTAGTGCTTGACCCAGTTTGCGTCTCAAAAAGCGGACACAAGCTTATAAAAGATAGTGCGGTGACAAAGCTAAAAGAGCTAATGAGCTTAGCTACGGTAACTACTCCAAATTTAGATGAGGCAAATGTGCTTTTTGGCGATGATTATAAAGATTTGCCTTGTGACGTCATTGTAAAAAAACATATCAGCGAAGATAGCAGCATAGACACACTTTATAAAAAGGATGGCTCGCTAAGAAATTTTAAGACCCCACTTGTTAATCCGCTTGTAATGAGTGGAACTGGTTGTAGCTTCTCAACTGCACTTGCTTGCTTTTTAGCAAAGGGCAAGAGCTTAGAGGAGTCTATACAACTTTCAAAAGAGTATATTTGCTCTATTATAAAAGAGAGCATAGATACAAAACTTGGTAAAAATCGCCTACTTTGGCATGGAGCGAAGTAA
- a CDS encoding RDD family protein — MAKQKAKIASIWARAKAFVIDLFIIGMPIFYATTYLVLDGKEAFLHNQIAIFGANSLISLIMCLFFSIKAQTPGYKAQEIHLINLKTGRKLSFFHTILRQICFAFAGFSILGLCLCFFRKDKLNLHDIITHSAAVQRLER; from the coding sequence TTGGCAAAGCAAAAGGCAAAAATCGCATCTATTTGGGCTAGAGCAAAGGCCTTTGTTATCGATCTTTTTATCATCGGTATGCCGATATTTTATGCGACAACATATCTTGTGCTTGATGGCAAAGAGGCCTTTTTACATAACCAAATTGCCATTTTTGGTGCAAATAGCCTGATCTCACTTATAATGTGCCTTTTTTTTAGCATAAAAGCACAAACTCCGGGCTATAAAGCACAAGAAATTCATCTGATAAACCTAAAAACCGGTAGAAAACTAAGCTTTTTTCACACCATCTTGCGCCAAATTTGCTTTGCCTTTGCTGGCTTTAGCATACTTGGACTTTGCCTTTGTTTTTTTAGAAAAGACAAACTAAATCTGCACGACATCATCACTCACTCAGCTGCCGTGCAAAGATTAGAGAGGTAA